Proteins from a genomic interval of Streptomyces sp. NBC_01445:
- a CDS encoding TetR family transcriptional regulator, which produces MPGSSTTETLTERRKAATRLDIARTAAALFVGDGLRATRAEDIARAAGVAPRTFYRYFATKEEAVAPLFAAGAQQWAEAVRDAPAALSVPEALRHAVAQSLTADDAANVESLEWVRSLLRMAAESPALQAVWGTACHASEATLLAVLVERVGAVASGDSGGAGGAGGAGDSGDAGGSGGVGAPDGSGASQAPASLALRMAAGVACTAIRVGVETWAASDAPADGELGPAALAARCLASLGDFPWAPA; this is translated from the coding sequence ATGCCCGGTAGCTCTACGACTGAGACGCTGACGGAACGACGCAAGGCCGCCACGCGCCTCGACATCGCCCGCACGGCGGCGGCGCTCTTCGTGGGGGACGGCCTGCGCGCCACCCGCGCCGAGGACATCGCCCGCGCGGCGGGGGTCGCCCCGCGCACCTTCTACCGCTACTTCGCGACCAAGGAGGAAGCGGTCGCCCCGCTCTTCGCCGCGGGAGCCCAGCAGTGGGCGGAGGCCGTTCGCGACGCCCCGGCCGCACTGTCCGTGCCCGAGGCGCTGCGGCACGCGGTCGCTCAATCGCTCACCGCGGACGACGCGGCGAACGTGGAATCCCTGGAGTGGGTCAGGTCCCTGCTGCGCATGGCGGCGGAGAGCCCGGCACTGCAAGCGGTGTGGGGCACCGCCTGCCACGCGTCGGAGGCGACGCTGCTCGCGGTGCTTGTGGAGCGGGTGGGGGCGGTCGCTTCGGGTGACTCTGGTGGCGCTGGTGGCGCTGGTGGCGCTGGTGATTCCGGTGATGCCGGTGGTTCCGGTGGTGTCGGTGCTCCCGATGGCTCTGGCGCTTCTCAGGCCCCCGCCTCGCTCGCCCTGCGCATGGCCGCCGGGGTCGCCTGCACGGCCATTCGCGTAGGCGTGGAGACCTGGGCCGCGAGCGACGCCCCGGCGGACGGCGAGCTCGGGCCCGCGGCGCTCGCCGCGCGCTGCCTCGCGTCGCTGGGCGACTTCCCGTGGGCCCCCGCCTGA
- a CDS encoding glucose 1-dehydrogenase, whose product MNNLTGKTVLVTGGARGIGAEIARRAVEAGANVVVTDVLEDEGKALVAELGDRARFMRHDVTSEEDWTAAAAFAAAEFGGIDGLVNNAGISTGQPLETETVEHFRKVLDINLTGVFIGMKTAINAMKDNGGGSIVNISSAAGLMGLALTGSYGASKWGVRGLTKLAAVEQGTAKIRVNSVHPGMIYTPMTAQLGIQQGDGGYPNTPMGRVGEADEIAKAAVFLLSDDSSYVTGAELAVDGGWTTGPTVKYVMGQ is encoded by the coding sequence ATGAACAACCTCACCGGCAAGACCGTCCTCGTCACCGGGGGAGCCCGCGGCATCGGCGCCGAGATCGCGCGCCGCGCCGTCGAGGCCGGTGCCAACGTCGTCGTCACCGATGTCCTGGAGGACGAGGGCAAGGCCCTCGTCGCCGAGCTCGGCGACCGCGCCCGCTTCATGCGGCACGACGTGACGTCGGAGGAGGACTGGACGGCCGCCGCCGCGTTCGCCGCCGCCGAGTTCGGCGGGATCGACGGCCTGGTCAACAACGCGGGCATCTCCACCGGCCAGCCCCTGGAGACGGAGACCGTCGAGCACTTCCGCAAGGTCCTCGACATCAACCTCACCGGCGTCTTCATCGGCATGAAGACGGCCATCAACGCGATGAAGGACAACGGCGGCGGCTCCATCGTCAACATCTCCTCCGCCGCCGGCCTCATGGGCCTCGCCCTCACCGGCTCCTACGGCGCCTCCAAGTGGGGCGTGCGCGGCCTGACCAAGCTCGCCGCGGTGGAGCAGGGCACGGCGAAGATCCGCGTGAACTCCGTCCACCCCGGCATGATCTACACCCCGATGACGGCCCAGCTCGGCATCCAGCAGGGCGACGGGGGCTACCCGAACACCCCGATGGGCCGCGTCGGCGAGGCGGACGAGATCGCCAAGGCGGCCGTGTTCCTGCTCTCGGACGACTCCTCGTACGTCACCGGCGCCGAGCTCGCCGTGGACGGCGGCTGGACCACGGGACCGACGGTCAAGTACGTGATGGGTCAGTAG
- a CDS encoding DUF6227 family protein, translating into MSVPYDTAAYEPPESHESHQPDGTHQPDEHLGRLLGRALNSFELPDEALARLDCALAYDSSLHSAHHSAGLHRETYRHTWLLADGSALTLWELVHNTAPGRGTQHEVYTSEDDLHLATDRLPLPREAAPDFELPLPLQLPSIPEPRRSYAADDSADHARRLLRRAENEDRPGPGTAGLLHTACAHQITQAFGRPRLGFTLYEHAFLLHDGSEISLWEIEHTATPDGRHMCEVYATQDEARAAMKRRATDRSRPSCG; encoded by the coding sequence TTGAGCGTTCCGTACGACACCGCAGCGTACGAGCCACCCGAGTCGCACGAGTCGCATCAGCCGGACGGCACGCACCAGCCGGATGAGCACCTCGGACGCCTGCTGGGCCGGGCCCTGAACTCCTTCGAGCTGCCCGACGAGGCGCTCGCCCGCCTCGACTGCGCGCTCGCGTACGACAGTTCGCTGCACTCCGCGCACCACAGCGCGGGCCTGCACCGCGAGACGTACCGGCACACGTGGCTGCTCGCGGACGGCAGCGCGCTCACCCTGTGGGAGCTCGTCCACAACACGGCGCCTGGCCGGGGGACCCAGCACGAGGTGTACACCTCGGAGGACGATCTGCACCTGGCGACGGACCGCCTCCCGCTGCCCCGCGAAGCCGCCCCCGACTTCGAGCTGCCGCTCCCGCTCCAGCTCCCGTCGATCCCCGAGCCGCGCCGCAGTTACGCGGCCGACGACTCGGCGGACCACGCCCGCCGCCTGCTGCGCCGTGCGGAGAACGAGGACCGCCCGGGACCTGGCACTGCGGGGCTCCTGCACACCGCGTGCGCGCACCAGATCACGCAGGCGTTCGGCCGCCCGCGCCTCGGATTCACGCTGTACGAGCACGCGTTCCTGCTGCACGACGGCAGCGAGATCAGCCTCTGGGAGATCGAGCACACGGCGACGCCGGACGGCCGTCACATGTGCGAGGTGTACGCCACGCAGGACGAGGCCCGCGCGGCGATGAAGCGCCGTGCCACCGACCGCTCCCGCCCCAGCTGCGGCTAG
- a CDS encoding L,D-transpeptidase, with the protein MEHLVTTPDTVAHQQHPRQPERGRRRTARRFLVATAALAVGALALTACGGNADGENADGKNGDSKGKGSSAAQITISAKDGSTGASINATGVKVKSGKLTDVTMTEPDSGKTVPGSLTANGSVWKPKEQLERGTKYRISATAKDSEGRPAAANSIFTTVTTSGSFIGTYTPDGGTTVGVGMPVSFTFDKAITDKKAVQSHITVSSSSGQQIVGHWFGAQRLDFRPQEYWKAGSKVTMKIDLDGVEGANGVTGVQNKTVSFTVGRSQVSTVDVNTQTMTVVRDGKTIKSIPISAGSAQHTTYNGQMVISEKFVQTRMNGSTVGFGGEYDIPDVPHAMRLSSSGTFIHGNYWYPKGNPPFGRSGTSHGCIGLADVQGAGGATIAKWFYDNSLVGDVVTVKHSPDTTIAPDNGLNGWNMSWSQWTAGSAA; encoded by the coding sequence ATGGAGCATCTCGTGACAACCCCGGACACAGTCGCGCACCAGCAGCATCCCCGGCAGCCCGAGCGGGGCCGCAGGCGCACCGCGCGGCGTTTCCTGGTGGCTACGGCCGCGCTCGCCGTCGGCGCGCTCGCCCTCACCGCCTGCGGCGGCAACGCCGACGGGGAGAACGCAGACGGCAAGAACGGCGACAGCAAGGGCAAGGGCTCGTCCGCCGCTCAGATCACGATCTCGGCCAAGGACGGTTCGACGGGCGCGTCCATCAACGCGACGGGCGTGAAGGTCAAGTCCGGCAAGCTCACCGACGTGACGATGACGGAGCCCGACAGCGGCAAGACCGTGCCCGGCTCGCTCACCGCCAACGGCTCGGTATGGAAGCCCAAGGAACAGCTGGAGCGAGGGACGAAGTACCGCATCTCGGCCACCGCAAAGGACTCCGAGGGCCGCCCCGCCGCCGCCAACTCGATCTTCACGACGGTCACCACGTCGGGCAGCTTCATCGGCACGTACACACCGGACGGCGGCACCACGGTCGGCGTCGGCATGCCGGTCTCATTCACGTTCGACAAGGCGATCACGGACAAGAAGGCCGTGCAGTCGCACATCACGGTCTCCTCCAGCAGCGGCCAGCAGATCGTGGGCCACTGGTTCGGCGCGCAGCGGCTCGACTTCCGCCCACAGGAGTACTGGAAAGCCGGCTCCAAGGTCACGATGAAGATCGACCTGGACGGCGTGGAGGGCGCGAACGGCGTGACGGGCGTCCAGAACAAGACGGTCAGCTTCACCGTGGGCCGTTCCCAGGTCTCCACAGTCGACGTGAACACCCAGACGATGACGGTCGTGCGGGACGGCAAGACCATCAAGTCGATCCCGATCTCGGCCGGCAGCGCCCAGCACACCACGTACAACGGGCAGATGGTGATCTCCGAGAAGTTCGTGCAGACCCGGATGAACGGCTCGACGGTCGGCTTCGGCGGCGAGTACGACATCCCCGATGTCCCGCACGCGATGCGCCTGTCCTCGTCCGGGACGTTCATCCACGGCAACTACTGGTACCCGAAGGGCAATCCGCCCTTCGGCCGCTCCGGCACCAGCCACGGCTGCATCGGCCTCGCGGACGTCCAGGGCGCGGGCGGCGCGACGATCGCCAAGTGGTTCTACGACAACTCGCTCGTCGGTGACGTGGTGACCGTCAAGCACTCCCCCGACACCACCATCGCGCCCGACAACGGCCTCAACGGCTGGAACATGTCGTGGAGCCAGTGGACGGCGGGCAGCGCGGCCTGA
- a CDS encoding P1 family peptidase, which yields MTTPTRNALTDVTGLRVGHATRTGEGGWLTGTTVVLAPEGGMTAAVDVRGGGPGTKETDALDPRNVVRRIDAVTLTGGSAYGLDAASGVMAWLEEQGRGVRVGAGPCEVVPVVPAACVFDLGRGGEFGARPHAATGRAAVEAAAASAPGSPVAEGSVGAGTGAVIGGLKGGVGTASTVLDSGITVAALVVANAVGSAVDPATGALYGRLFDPASVSSSAFASARNGEPHPHPYPYPSPEAHAAAQERIARAKEEAAGQAPPPMNTTLAVVATDAVLTRSEAHKLAGTSHDGIARAVRPVHLLNDGDTVFAVATGTRPLDEANPLALNDILAAGADMVTRAIVRAVLTADSVRGPGGTFLSYRDLYGS from the coding sequence ATGACGACGCCCACGCGCAATGCCCTGACCGATGTCACCGGCCTGCGGGTCGGTCACGCCACCCGCACCGGCGAGGGCGGCTGGCTGACCGGGACGACGGTGGTGCTCGCGCCCGAGGGCGGGATGACCGCTGCCGTGGACGTGCGCGGCGGCGGCCCGGGCACGAAGGAGACGGACGCGCTCGACCCGCGCAACGTGGTCCGGCGCATCGACGCCGTAACCCTGACGGGCGGCAGTGCTTACGGCCTGGACGCCGCTTCAGGTGTCATGGCATGGCTGGAGGAGCAGGGCCGGGGCGTACGGGTGGGGGCGGGGCCGTGCGAGGTGGTGCCGGTCGTCCCCGCCGCGTGCGTCTTCGACCTGGGGCGCGGCGGGGAGTTCGGGGCCAGGCCTCACGCGGCGACGGGCCGCGCGGCGGTGGAGGCGGCGGCTGCGTCCGCGCCGGGCTCGCCCGTTGCGGAGGGTTCGGTGGGCGCGGGCACGGGCGCGGTGATCGGCGGGCTCAAGGGCGGCGTGGGCACGGCAAGCACAGTGCTCGACTCGGGCATCACGGTCGCGGCGCTGGTCGTGGCCAACGCGGTGGGCTCCGCGGTCGATCCGGCGACGGGCGCGCTCTACGGGCGGCTCTTCGACCCGGCCTCCGTCTCCAGCTCCGCCTTCGCCTCCGCGCGGAACGGCGAACCGCACCCGCACCCATATCCGTACCCCTCGCCCGAGGCGCACGCGGCGGCGCAGGAGCGGATCGCACGGGCCAAGGAGGAGGCCGCCGGACAGGCGCCGCCGCCGATGAACACCACGCTCGCCGTCGTCGCCACGGACGCGGTGCTCACCCGTTCCGAGGCGCACAAGCTCGCGGGCACCTCGCACGACGGCATCGCGCGCGCCGTCCGTCCGGTGCATCTCCTCAACGACGGGGACACCGTCTTCGCCGTCGCGACCGGCACCCGCCCGCTCGACGAGGCCAACCCCCTCGCGCTGAACGACATCCTCGCGGCGGGCGCGGACATGGTGACGCGGGCGATCGTGCGGGCGGTGCTCACGGCGGATTCGGTGCGGGGGCCGGGCGGGACGTTCCTCTCGTACCGGGATCTGTACGGGAGTTGA
- a CDS encoding radical SAM protein → MGATDALLRDVGLVLLDIKSWDPETYRRVTGRPLRPTLDVAHRLADLGKNVWVRFVPVPGLTDEPENIEGVAFAGSLGNVSGVDVLPFHKPGEPKWQGLGKPFPLHDTPTPTLEQLATPRNIFTAHGLTTV, encoded by the coding sequence GTGGGCGCCACCGACGCGCTGCTGCGGGACGTCGGCCTCGTCCTGCTCGACATCAAGTCCTGGGACCCCGAGACCTACCGCAGGGTCACCGGACGCCCCCTGCGCCCGACCCTCGACGTCGCGCACCGCCTCGCCGACCTCGGCAAGAACGTCTGGGTGCGCTTCGTCCCCGTGCCCGGCCTGACCGACGAACCGGAGAACATCGAGGGCGTCGCTTTCGCGGGCTCCCTCGGCAACGTCTCCGGCGTCGACGTCCTGCCCTTCCACAAGCCGGGCGAGCCCAAGTGGCAGGGCCTCGGCAAGCCCTTCCCGCTGCACGACACCCCGACGCCCACCCTCGAGCAGCTGGCCACGCCCAGGAACATCTTCACGGCGCACGGCCTCACCACGGTCTGA
- the mscL gene encoding large conductance mechanosensitive channel protein MscL, with protein MVSEKKKPSVWEGFKAFLMRGNVIDLAVAVVIGAAFTNIVNAVVKGVINPLVGAFGTKDLDGYKSCLKGTCPGDDGIEILWGTVLSATLTFLITAAVVYFLMVLPMAKYLAKKAARDAAKEGAAEVVELSELEVLKEIRDALVAQRGSGHREQ; from the coding sequence CTGGTGAGCGAGAAGAAGAAGCCGAGCGTGTGGGAGGGCTTCAAGGCCTTCTTGATGCGCGGGAACGTGATCGACCTTGCGGTCGCGGTGGTCATCGGAGCCGCGTTCACCAACATCGTGAACGCCGTCGTGAAGGGCGTCATCAACCCGCTGGTCGGCGCGTTCGGCACGAAGGACCTGGACGGCTACAAGTCGTGCCTGAAGGGCACGTGCCCGGGCGACGACGGCATCGAGATCCTGTGGGGCACGGTGCTCAGCGCCACTCTCACGTTCCTGATCACCGCCGCGGTCGTGTACTTCCTGATGGTGCTGCCGATGGCCAAGTACCTGGCCAAGAAGGCGGCCCGGGATGCCGCGAAGGAAGGTGCCGCGGAGGTCGTCGAGCTGTCCGAGCTGGAGGTCCTGAAGGAGATCCGCGACGCTCTGGTGGCGCAGCGCGGCTCCGGGCACCGCGAGCAGTAG
- a CDS encoding RcpC/CpaB family pilus assembly protein gives MSPFSTPPTCEVPHFAPLRVRGGRWRARRAGRYRRRAVAAGLAVTAAVLVAAGPSGAGSSGAGSSGAGSSGAGSGSSESASGRERVRRSVVMVSAPVRIADAAAVRLLRPGDRVDVVAAGAGAGAGDGQGSGRQGGRVVAAGARVSSVPESPESAGDAVAEGGALVVLSVPRATAARLAGAGATSRLAVTLW, from the coding sequence ATGTCCCCGTTCAGCACTCCCCCGACGTGCGAGGTCCCGCATTTCGCGCCGCTGCGGGTGCGCGGCGGGCGGTGGCGGGCGCGCCGTGCGGGCCGGTACCGGCGGCGGGCGGTCGCCGCGGGGCTCGCCGTGACGGCGGCGGTGCTCGTGGCGGCGGGGCCTTCAGGGGCTGGGTCGTCTGGGGCGGGGTCGTCCGGTGCCGGGTCGTCCGGTGCCGGGTCGGGCTCCTCGGAGTCCGCGTCCGGGCGGGAGCGGGTGCGGCGGTCGGTCGTGATGGTGTCCGCGCCGGTGCGGATCGCGGACGCGGCGGCGGTGCGGCTGCTGCGGCCGGGCGACCGGGTCGACGTCGTGGCGGCGGGCGCGGGAGCCGGCGCCGGTGATGGGCAGGGCTCCGGTCGCCAAGGCGGCAGGGTCGTGGCGGCGGGGGCGCGGGTCAGCTCCGTACCGGAGTCGCCCGAGTCGGCCGGCGATGCTGTCGCGGAGGGTGGTGCGCTGGTCGTACTGTCCGTGCCTCGGGCGACGGCGGCGCGGCTCGCCGGGGCCGGTGCCACCTCGCGGCTGGCGGTGACGCTGTGGTGA
- a CDS encoding S-methyl-5'-thioadenosine phosphorylase encodes MANTVPGTANKANTQVTAEIGVIGGSGFYSFLDDVTEVQVDTPYGAPSDSLFLGEIAGRKVAFLPRHGRGHHLPPHRINYRANLWALRSVGVRQVLGPCAVGGLRPEFGPGTLLVPDQFVDRTKARAQTYFDGEPLADGSVPNVVHVSPADPYCPAGRRVAVKAARGRDWEPVDGGTLVVVEGPRFSTRAESRWHASQGWSVVGMTGHPEAMLARELELCYTSLTLVTDLDAGADSGEGVSHDEVLQVFAANVDRLRAVLFDAVAELPAEGERDCLCRGALGGMDPGIVLP; translated from the coding sequence ATGGCGAATACAGTTCCCGGCACGGCGAACAAGGCGAACACACAGGTCACGGCCGAGATCGGAGTCATCGGCGGCTCCGGCTTCTACTCGTTCCTGGACGACGTGACCGAGGTCCAGGTCGACACCCCTTACGGAGCGCCGAGCGACTCGCTCTTCCTCGGCGAGATCGCGGGCCGGAAGGTCGCCTTTCTGCCCCGCCACGGCCGCGGCCACCATCTGCCGCCGCACCGCATCAACTACCGCGCCAACCTCTGGGCCCTGCGCTCGGTGGGCGTCCGGCAGGTTCTCGGCCCGTGCGCCGTGGGCGGGCTCCGACCCGAGTTCGGACCGGGGACGCTCCTGGTGCCCGACCAGTTCGTGGACAGGACGAAGGCCCGCGCGCAGACGTACTTCGACGGGGAGCCGCTGGCGGACGGGAGTGTGCCGAACGTCGTGCACGTGTCGCCCGCCGACCCGTACTGCCCGGCCGGGCGCCGGGTCGCCGTGAAGGCGGCGCGCGGACGCGACTGGGAGCCGGTGGACGGCGGGACGCTCGTCGTGGTCGAGGGGCCGCGGTTCTCGACCCGCGCCGAGTCCCGCTGGCACGCCTCCCAGGGCTGGTCGGTGGTCGGCATGACCGGCCACCCCGAGGCGATGCTCGCGCGTGAACTCGAGCTCTGCTACACGTCGTTGACCCTGGTCACCGACCTCGACGCGGGCGCCGATTCGGGCGAGGGCGTCTCGCACGACGAGGTCCTCCAGGTCTTCGCCGCCAATGTGGACCGGCTGCGGGCGGTGCTCTTCGACGCGGTGGCGGAGCTGCCGGCGGAGGGCGAGCGGGACTGCTTGTGCAGGGGGGCGCTCGGGGGGATGGATCCGGGGATCGTGCTGCCGTAA
- a CDS encoding FmdB family zinc ribbon protein has protein sequence MPTYQYQCTECGEGLEAVQKFTDDALTVCPSCDGRLKKVFSAVGIVFKGSGFYRNDSRGSSSSSSPASSSAKSTTSDTKSSSSDAKSSSASTSSASASSSSSGSSSSSSAA, from the coding sequence GTGCCGACGTACCAGTACCAGTGCACCGAGTGTGGCGAGGGCCTCGAGGCGGTGCAGAAGTTCACCGATGACGCCCTGACCGTGTGCCCCAGCTGCGACGGACGCCTCAAGAAGGTGTTCTCGGCGGTCGGCATCGTCTTCAAGGGATCAGGCTTCTACCGCAACGACAGCCGCGGCTCCTCGTCGAGCAGCTCGCCGGCGTCGTCGTCCGCGAAGTCGACCACCTCGGACACGAAGTCTTCGTCCTCGGACGCCAAGTCGTCCTCCGCGTCGACGTCCTCGGCCTCCGCTTCGTCTTCTTCTTCGGGCTCGTCCTCGAGCTCTTCCGCCGCCTAA
- a CDS encoding MFS transporter encodes MPENYTATVTDKRPGYGRLLRTRGAWTFLLPGFAARQPFAMLTISTVLLVQHTTGSYGTAGAVSATTGVSMALFAPFTGKLADRFGQRAVLVPGVLLHTASVLLLTVLALTDAPLWALFVAAVPTGASTPQIGPMVRARWGVKLQGSPLMTTAAAFESVTDEFTFVLGPLFATALCTGVHPAAGLVTEAALTLVGGLLFAAQRGTQPQPSRTAGEVHARVEHVSALRIPGVRVLIVAFLGIGSVFGGMQVALAAFTESIGEPGLNGVLYGTFAAGNMLSGIVCGAVAWKIAPQRRLLLAYTALAVTASGLWAAQSVLLLAGIGLLVGTCIAPALITGYTLVEKLVPPTARTEAFTWLTGAVALGQAAAVTVAGQLEDRLWDGAGFLVPMGGTVLAVLLLATLRSRLVPPSTGRTVARGIGHRVPVSVD; translated from the coding sequence GTGCCAGAGAATTACACGGCCACGGTCACCGACAAGCGCCCCGGATACGGCCGGCTGCTGCGCACCCGCGGCGCCTGGACGTTCCTGCTCCCCGGCTTCGCCGCCCGGCAGCCGTTCGCGATGCTCACCATCTCGACGGTCCTGCTCGTGCAGCACACCACCGGCTCGTACGGCACCGCCGGCGCCGTCTCCGCCACGACCGGCGTCTCCATGGCGCTGTTCGCCCCCTTCACGGGCAAGCTCGCCGACCGCTTCGGGCAGCGCGCCGTCCTCGTGCCCGGCGTCCTGCTGCACACGGCGTCCGTGCTCCTGCTGACGGTGCTCGCGCTCACCGACGCCCCCCTGTGGGCCCTGTTCGTCGCGGCGGTCCCGACCGGCGCCTCCACCCCACAGATCGGTCCCATGGTGCGGGCCCGCTGGGGCGTCAAGCTCCAGGGCTCGCCCCTCATGACCACGGCCGCCGCCTTCGAGTCGGTCACGGACGAGTTCACGTTCGTCCTCGGCCCGCTGTTCGCGACCGCCCTGTGCACCGGCGTGCACCCCGCCGCCGGTCTCGTCACCGAGGCGGCCCTGACGCTCGTGGGCGGCCTCCTGTTCGCCGCGCAGCGCGGCACGCAGCCCCAGCCCTCCCGCACCGCCGGCGAGGTCCACGCACGCGTGGAGCACGTTTCCGCGCTGCGGATCCCGGGAGTGCGCGTCCTGATCGTGGCGTTCCTCGGCATCGGCTCCGTCTTCGGCGGCATGCAGGTCGCCCTGGCCGCCTTCACCGAGTCGATCGGCGAGCCCGGCCTGAACGGTGTCCTCTACGGGACGTTCGCCGCGGGCAACATGCTCTCCGGCATCGTCTGCGGAGCCGTCGCCTGGAAGATCGCGCCGCAGCGCCGCCTCCTGCTCGCCTACACCGCGCTCGCCGTGACCGCCTCCGGCCTCTGGGCCGCGCAGTCGGTGCTGCTGCTCGCCGGTATCGGCCTGCTGGTGGGCACGTGCATCGCCCCGGCCCTGATCACGGGCTACACGCTCGTCGAGAAGCTGGTCCCGCCGACCGCCCGCACCGAGGCCTTCACGTGGCTCACGGGCGCGGTCGCGCTCGGCCAGGCAGCGGCCGTCACGGTCGCCGGCCAGCTGGAGGACCGCCTCTGGGACGGCGCCGGATTCCTCGTCCCGATGGGCGGCACGGTGCTCGCCGTACTGCTCCTCGCGACCCTGCGGTCCCGCCTCGTCCCGCCGTCGACCGGCCGGACCGTGGCGCGTGGTATCGGTCACCGAGTGCCCGTGTCAGTGGACTGA
- a CDS encoding potassium/proton antiporter — MTVHHLNQLLLVCSLVLLIAVAAVRISSRSGLPSLLLYLGIGVAMGQDGIGNVSFSNAELTQVIGYAALVVILAEGGLGTKWKDIRPALPAAVMLSTAGVAISVGVTAAGAHYVVGLEWRHALIIGAVVSSTDAAAVFSVLRKVPLPSRVTGVLEAESGFNDAPVVILVVAFSTAGPIEHWYALIGEITLELAIGAAIGIAVGWLGSFGLRHVALPASGLYPIAVMAIAVTAYAAGAMAHGSGFLAVYLASMVLGNAKLPHWPATRGFAEGLGWIAQIGMFVLLGLLVTPHDLVDDFWPAIVIGLVLTMVARPLSVVLSLLPFRMPWQEKALMSWAGLRGAVPIILATIPMVNGVEDSTRIFNIVFVLVVVYTLVQGPTLPWLARKLRLGSDSASAADLGIESAPLERLRGHLLSVTIPKESRMHGVEVSELRMPPGAAVTLVVREKQSFVPLPTTVLRHGDELLVVATDQVRDAAEARLRAVAQGGKLAGWLAGNGGPGRAGRAQ; from the coding sequence CTGACTGTCCACCACCTCAATCAGCTCCTGCTCGTCTGTTCGCTGGTCCTGCTGATCGCCGTCGCAGCCGTGCGCATCTCCTCGCGCAGCGGTCTGCCAAGCCTGCTCCTCTACCTCGGTATCGGGGTGGCGATGGGTCAGGACGGCATCGGCAACGTGTCGTTCAGCAACGCCGAGCTGACGCAGGTCATCGGCTACGCGGCCCTCGTCGTGATCCTGGCCGAGGGCGGCCTCGGCACGAAGTGGAAAGACATCAGACCGGCGCTGCCGGCCGCCGTCATGCTGTCAACGGCCGGCGTCGCCATCAGCGTGGGTGTGACGGCCGCCGGAGCGCACTACGTCGTGGGGCTCGAGTGGCGGCATGCGCTCATCATCGGCGCGGTGGTGTCCTCGACGGACGCCGCGGCCGTCTTCTCCGTGCTGCGCAAGGTGCCGCTGCCGTCCCGCGTGACGGGCGTCCTGGAGGCCGAGTCCGGCTTCAACGACGCCCCTGTGGTGATCCTGGTGGTGGCCTTCTCCACGGCGGGACCCATCGAGCACTGGTACGCCCTCATCGGCGAGATCACGCTCGAACTCGCGATCGGCGCCGCGATCGGGATCGCGGTGGGCTGGCTCGGCTCCTTCGGCCTGCGGCACGTCGCGCTGCCCGCCTCCGGCCTCTACCCGATCGCCGTCATGGCCATCGCCGTCACCGCGTACGCCGCCGGAGCCATGGCCCACGGCAGCGGATTCCTCGCCGTCTACCTCGCCTCGATGGTCCTCGGCAACGCGAAGCTGCCGCACTGGCCCGCCACGCGCGGCTTCGCCGAAGGGCTCGGCTGGATCGCGCAGATCGGCATGTTCGTCCTGCTCGGCCTGCTCGTCACCCCGCACGACCTCGTGGACGACTTCTGGCCCGCGATCGTCATCGGCCTCGTCCTGACGATGGTGGCGCGCCCCCTCAGTGTCGTCCTGAGTCTTCTGCCGTTCCGGATGCCCTGGCAGGAGAAGGCACTCATGTCCTGGGCCGGGCTGCGCGGCGCGGTGCCCATCATCCTGGCGACCATCCCCATGGTGAACGGCGTCGAGGACAGCACCCGGATCTTCAACATCGTCTTCGTCCTCGTCGTCGTCTACACGCTCGTCCAGGGGCCCACGCTGCCCTGGCTCGCCCGGAAACTGCGGCTCGGCAGCGACTCCGCTTCCGCCGCCGACCTCGGTATCGAATCGGCGCCTCTGGAGCGGCTGCGCGGACATCTGCTGTCCGTGACGATCCCCAAGGAGTCCCGGATGCACGGCGTCGAGGTCAGCGAGCTGCGGATGCCCCCGGGCGCCGCCGTCACGCTCGTCGTGCGCGAGAAGCAGTCCTTCGTGCCGCTGCCGACGACTGTCCTGCGGCACGGCGACGAACTGCTCGTGGTCGCGACGGACCAGGTGCGGGACGCGGCCGAGGCCCGGCTGCGGGCCGTGGCACAGGGCGGCAAGCTCGCCGGATGGCTGGCGGGAAACGGCGGCCCGGGACGCGCAGGGCGGGCACAGTAG